In the genome of Methylotenera mobilis JLW8, the window GTAAGTGACACGGCTACCATCGCGGCAAATAAACTTACCGTTACTTTCCATGTCTGCCTGCTGCAAGTAAGCAGGGAAGCGTGATAAGCCTTGGTCGTAAGGTAAAATCGCTTGTGAATCTACGTGGAAGAAGTTGTTGTACCACACGCCCACTAAAGCCATGATAACCGGCATGTTTTGCTCTAAAGGGGCATTTTTAAAATGCTCATCCATTTCAAATGCGCCGGTGAGCAGCTCTTCAAAGTTATCCATGCCAACGTAAAGCGCGATAGATAAACCAATAGCAGACCATAATGAGTAGCGACCGCCAACCCAATCCCAGAATGCGAACATGTTGGCGGTATCAATGCCAAAATCTTTCACAGCTTTAGCATTGGTCGATAGCGCCACAAAGTGTTTAGGCACGTGTGCTTCATCTTTTGCCGCGTTCAAGAACCATGCGCGTGCAGAATGTGCGTTGGTCATGGTTTCTTGGGTGGTGAATGTTTTTGATGCCACAATGAATAGCGTGGTTTCTGGGTTGCAAACATTCAGTGCGCGCATTAAATGTGCGCCATCAATGTTAGATACAAAGTGTACTTTTAGATCAGGGCTTGCGTATGGTTTTAACGCATCGCATACCATTACTGGGCCAAGATCTGAGCCGCCAATACCGATGTTCACAATGTCGGTGATGCGTTTGCCGGTGTAGCCTAACCATTTGCCGCTACGTACATTGTCTGAGAATTGGCGCATTTGTGCCAATACTGCATTCACTTCCGGCATTACGTCATTGCCATCCACCAAGATTGGTGTATTGGCGCGATTGCGAAGCGCTGTATGCAATACTGCGCGGTTTTCGGTGATGTTGATTTTCTCACCGCTAAACATTCTGTCGCGCCATTGTTCAACGTTGGCTTCACGCGCCATTTGAAATAATAGTGGTAGCGTTTCATCGGTAATGCGGTGTTTAGAGTAATCAAGCAATATATCGGAAAACTTAAGGCTATATTTGCTAAAACGATTAGCATCATTGGCGAACATATCGCGCATGTGCATAGATGCTATTTTTTCTTGATGTTGGCAAAGTAATTGCCATACTGGGTGTTTGTTAAGACTAGCCATTTATTTAGTAATTTATTTTCAATAGGTTATTGTATTTTTAAAACTATACCAGCCAATGGTGGCAACGTGATGACCACTGATTGGCCATGATGCATCCATGGTATGTTTTCTGTGTGCAGCCCTGTGCCGTTACCCTTGTTACTGCCACCGTAGCAGTCTGCATCGCTATTGAATATTTCTGCATAGCTACCGGCTTGTGGAACACCAATGCGGTATTCATTACGTAACACGGGCGTAAAATTCAACACTATTATAACAAAACTATTGTCTAATCCGCGTCTTACGTAACTGATTATTGATTGTTCTGTATCGTGGCAATCTATCCATTCAAATCCATGTCCCTCAAAATCTAGGGTATGTAACGCATTTACCTGTTTATAAAGGCGGTTGAGGTCGGTATGCAGTTGTTGAATGCCTTTATGCCATTTGCTACCTGCATTGTTGTCGTCAAGTAGGTGCCAGTCTAGGCTAGCGTTGACGTTCCACTCGCGGCCTTGTCCGAACTCATTACCCATAAAATTGAGCTTTTTGCCGGGAGTTGTCATTTGATAGGTGGTCAATAAGCGCAAGTTAGCGAATTTTTGCCATGCGTCTCCTGGCATTTTGTCTAACAGTGATTTTTTGCCGTGCACGACTTCATCATGTGAAAACGGTAACACAAAGTTTTCTGAATAAGCGTAAAGTTGACCGAAGGTCAGCTTGTCATGGTAATAACGTCTGTGTACCGGGTCGTTCTCAATGTAGGATAGGGTGTCATTCATCCAACCCATGTTCCACTTCATGCTGAAACCCAGTCCGCCCAAATATACTGGGCGCGATACCATAGGCCATGCGGTGGATTCTTCCGCAATCGTGAGCACCCCGGCAAAGTCTTCACCTACCATAACGTTCAGCTGTTTTAAGAAATCAATCACATCCAGGTTTTCTCTACCGCCAAATTTGTTGGGCAGCCATTCACCTGGGTTGCGTGAATAGTCTAAGTACAGCATAGAGGCTACTGCATCTACACGTAAACCATCAATGTGAAACTCTTGCAGCCAGAAGTAAGCGTTGCTAATCAAAAAGTTGCGGACTTCATTGCGGCCGTAATTGAAGATATAGGTACCCCAGTCCTGATGCTCACCCAGACGAGGGTCTTCGTGTTCGTACAGTGCTGTACCGTCAAAACGCGCTAGTGCCCAATCATCTTTAGGGAAATGTCCGGGTACCCAGTCTAATATCACACCAATATTGGCTTGATGGAACGCATCGATTAAGAAGCGCAAATCATCAGGTGAGCCAAAGCGATTGGTGACACCAAAATAGCCAGTGGTCTGATAACCCCATGATTCGTTCAGTGGATGTTCTGAAATAGGCAACAGCTCTACGTGGGTGTAGCCCATCGACGCGACATGTGGCACCAATGTTTTTGCCAGTTCGCGATAGCTGAGGAAGTGCCCTTTATCGTTACGTTGCCATGAACCTAAATGCACTTCGTAGCAATTGAATGGCGCATGTAGCCAATCACGCTGCTTGCGTGCTTCTAGCCATGCTTTGTCTTCCCATTGATGGCTGCTGGTGCTGATTTTTGCTGCTGTGCCAGGGCGATGTTCAAACTCAAAACCATAAGGGTCGGTTTTAACTAGAATGTTGCCAGTATGGCGGTTCCGTATCTCAAACTTATAAGTGTCGCTGGTGGTCAGGTTGGGGATGAAAATATCCCACACACCGCTGGAGCCGTGCGCGCGCATACTGTGAATGCGTCCATCCCATTGGTTAAAGCTGCCGATAACGCTCACGCGTTCCGCATTGGGTGCCCACACTGCAAAGCGTACGCCTGCAACATTGTTTTGCGTAATGCATTGTGCACCCAGTGTTTTGTAAGCGAGTTTTAAGCGGCCTTCGCCAAAGAGATGTAGCTCATCTTGCGTGATGCTAGAGCTAAACGTGTAGGGGTCGTCTGTTTCGTAAGTGTTTGTACCTGCTGTAATTTTTAGTAGGCACGGTGCGCTCAATTCGACTTCACTAATGTGTTCAAAACTGGTGTACTCAAACAGGCCATCTTGATGTGTTTTTTCTAAATCCACCCACGTTTTGCCTACTTTCAATTTTGCGTTGGTAGCGTATGGCAAAAACGCACGATAAGCATAATGTTGCTGCTCATCAATCTTGATGGAGTGTAGTCCTAAAAAACTGAAAGGGTCGTGATGGCGCGCTTCTAGAATGCGGTGTAGCGCGTGGGTGTAAGCTTTGGATGCAGTCTGAATTGATTTAGTTTTTAACAAAATATGACATCCCTAATGATTTTAAGGTCTTTGGCTTTTATTTGTATTTTTTGCGCTATATTTAGCTAGATTATAGTGCTTTAAGCTGATTATAATGTAAACGCAAGCAGTCGTACGTAAAATAAGCTAGTGAGCCCGGCTAGCGTAACTTAAGTAACTATACAAACTTCAGGAGGGCATCATGTCGCAGACACGACAAGCGGATCAAAATTCAGAGCGTTTTATTAGTACCTTAACCAAAAATACCGTCGCGATGATTTTAGCGGGTGGTCGAGGCAGTCGTCTCAAAAGCCTCACAGACTGGCGCGCAAAGCCAGCTGTTCAGTTTGGTGGTAAGTTCAGAATTATTGATTTCCCGCTTTCTAATTGCGTTAACTCAGGCATCCGCCGTATTAACGTAGCCACCCAATATAAAGCTCAAAGTTTAATTCAACATATCCAGCGCGGTTGGGGTTTCTTGCGCGGTGAGTTTAATGAGTATGTCAACATTATTCCGGCGCAGCAACGGATATCTGAAGAGTGGTACAAAGGTACTGCCGATGCGGTTTATCAGAATATAGATATTTTACGTGAGGGTGGTGCCGAATACGTGCTGATTTTGGCTGGTGACCACATATATAAGATGGACTACGGCAAGATGTTGGCGACCCATGTGCGCAATAATGCTGATATGACTGTTGCTTGCATTAATGTACCGCTAGAGGATGCCAAAGGATTTGGCGTGCTGGCGGTAGATGAAACCGACAGGGTGGTGGAGTTTGCTGAGAAACCGGCCAACCCTAAAGCTATGCCTGATGATCCGACCAAGGCGTTTGCCAGTATGGGGATTTATGTGTTCAACGCAAAGTTCTTATATGAGCAATTGATTCGTGATGCCGGTGACTCTAAATCTAGCCACGATTTTGGTGGCGACATTATTCCGTACATCATTAAAAAGTATAAAGTGCAGGCACATCGTTTCACCGATAGTTGCGTAGGTGCACAGAACGGCAATTACTATTGGCGTGATGTTGGTACGATTGATGCTTATTGGGAAGCGAACATGGAATTAACGAAAGTGATTCCTGAGCTCAATTTATACGATAGAGAATGGCCAATCTGGACTTATCAAGAGCAATTGCCGCCAGCTAAGTTTGTATTTAGAGATGAGGGCCGTACCGGTAAGGCTACTGACTCGTTGGTTTCTGGTGGCTGCTTGATTAGTGGATCATGCGTAACCAATAGCGTGCTGTTTTCGGATGTGCGCGTGCATAGTTACGCTAATATTGATGGTTCTGTGATTTTGCCTAAAGCAACGATTCACCGAAACGTTACCCTGAGAAATGTAGTGGTGGATCGTGGTTGTGTGATTCCTGAAGGCATGCAAATTGGTGTCGATTTAGCACTGGATGCTGAGCGTTTTTATGTGTCAGAAAAAGGTGTGGTGTTAGTGACCCCTGATATGCTGGGCCAGGATTTATATCGTGTAGTGTAGGGATCGTATAGTGTAAAGATTTTGTAGCTTATTAATCGTATAGTGTAAAAACATGGGCTTTACGTGATTAGTTACTGTTTAATGACAATTGTTTGAGGTTTCCGTTGAAGTGAATACTGCTCGTCCAAAGCTATATCTTAATCTGTACTGGCATATGCATCAGCCAGATTACCGTGACCTGGCAACAAATCAATATGTGTTGCCGTGGACATATTTGCACGCCATCAAAGACTATAGCGATATGGCGTATCACCTTGAGGTGAACCCTAAAGCGCGCGTAACGTTTAACTTTGTACCCATTTTATTGGAGCAGTTGGAAGATTACACTGAGCAAGTTAAGCACAATAAAATTCGTGACCCGTTGCTTGCTTTGCTAACCAAAAAAAATCTGACAGACATTAGCAATAGCGAGTGTAGTTTGATTGTGCAAAGCTGCTTTAAAAGTCACCATGAAAAGATGTTGAGCCCGTTTCCGCACTACCAGCGCTTACTGCAAATGTATCAGTTGGTAGAGCCAATGATGACCAACGATCAATTCCATTATTTATCTGGGCAATATAAAGCAGACTTACTGGTTTGGTACCACTTGGCATGGTGCGGTGAGAGTTTACGTCGTACTAACCCTGTGGTGCAGACCTTGATGGCAAAAGGTGTGTTGTTTACGCATGAAGAGCGCTTGCAGTTGTATGACGTGATTGCAGAAACGATTGCTGGCTTGATTCCGCGCTATAAAGCATTAATGCAAAGTGGTCAGATTGAGATTTCCACTACGCCGTATTATCACCCAATCCTGCCTTTATTGCTGGATTTTCAATCTACACTAGATGCGATGCCGGATGCGCCTTTGCCCGAAAACAAGGCGTATGCAGGTGGGCAGAGCAGAGCTGTTGCGCATATTTTGTCCGCCAAAAAGGCGCATGAGCACTATTTTGGTGCTAATCCACGCGGCATGTGGCCTGCAGAAGGTGCCGTTTCTCACGCTGCACTGTCTTTAATGGCGGAGCATAATGTGAGTTGGGCTGCGACCGGCCAAGGCGTACTGGCAAATAGTTTGCAGAAGTCGCAGTTGAGTGCAGACAATAAGCATGATTACCTATACCAGCCTTATCGTGTGACCGATGGCCAAAACGATATTTTATGTTTCTTCAGGGATGATCAGCTCTCAGACAAAATAGGTTTTGAATACGCAAAAATGCATACGCATGATGCAGTGAGCGATTTTGTGCAAACCTTGGAACATATTCATGCTAGCAATAACAGCAGCCAATCCAAGATAGTCAGTGTGATTCTGGATGGGGAAAATGCTTGGGAATACTTCCCATATAACGGCTTTTATTTCCTGAGCGAGTTATACGAGGCATTGGTCAATCATCCTGATATTGAGATGACCACATTTAGCGATATTGTTGATATGTATCAATCCACTGATGCAGTAGATGCGGGATTATCTGTGCCTATCTTGCCGCAGATCGCTGCGGGTAGCTGGGTATACGGTACCTTCAGCACCTGGATAGGCAGTAAGGATAAAAATCTGGCTTGGGATTTGCTTTGTTCCGCTAAGAAAACCTACGACGTGGTGATGGCTAAAAGCAAATTCAACAAGCGTCAACGTGAGGCGGTTGAGCGGCAGTTGGCGATATGTGAGGGTTCTGATTGGTTTTGGTGGTTTGGCGATTACAACTCATCTGACAGTGTCGCCAGTTTTGACCAACTATACCGCCGTAACTTGATTAATTTATATACGCTGCTTGGTCAACCCATCCCAGAAACATTGCACCATCAAATTAGCGTGGGCGGTGGTAATGCCGATAACGGAGGCACCATGCGCCGCGGACAGGAATGATTAGTACGATTTAAGTTTTAGCTCTTAATTTTAAGTAGGTACTTATGACGTTACAGACTCAAGCATCACTTTTAAATCAGCGCCAAGCCGGTGTGTTGTTACATATCAGCTCCCTGCCCAGTGCGTTTTATACAGGTGACCTAGGCGTTGAGTCTTATCGTTTTATTGATTTCCTACATGAAATAGGAGCCAAGGTCTGGCAGACCTTACCGATCAATATGCCGCATGCGGATAATTCGCCTTATCAGTGCTTGTCTGCCCACGCTGGCAACCCGGACTTCATTAGTTTAGAGTCACTGCAGGCACAAGGGCTGCTGACCAAGCAAGATTGTGCCGGTTTAATTACCAGTAAATTAGACTTACTCAACAAGGCTTATCTTAATTTTAGCCAGCAATCTGAAATCCAAGCTGAATATAAGAAGCTACGTCAGGCTTTTAACCGCTTTTGTAAAAAGCAGGCAAGCTGGCTAGATGACTTTGCCTTGTTTTTGGCCTTGCGCCAACATTTCAATCAAGCTGGCTGGGATCATTGGCCTGAGCCTTATAAAAACCGCGATAAAAAAACTATTAAACAGGTGCAGGTGCAGCTAGCACACGAAATTGCAGTGGTTAAATTTACGCAGTTTGTGTTTTTCAGCCAGTGGCTTGCGCTGAAAGCTTACGCTGCCGAAAAAAATATCGCTTTATTTGGCGACATCCCCATTTTTGTTGCTTATGACAGCGCGGATGTGTGGGCACATTCTGACTTGTTCAAGCTTAACTCTGACAAAACTATGAGCGTGGTGGCCGGCGTGCCGCCCGATTACTTCTCAGAAACTGGGCAGCGTTGGGGTAATCCGCATTACAACTGGGAAGCGATGCAACAAGATGGCTTTGCATGGTGGATTTCGCGCATGGCGACGCAAAGTGAACTGTTCGACATTGTGCGGATTGACCACTTTAGAGGGTTGGAAGCAGCGTGGGAGATCCCCGCTGTAGAAGATACTGCCATTAATGGTGAGTGGGTCTTGGCGCCTGGTGATGCGCTGCTGGGGGCGATTAAGCAGGCACTGCCAGAAATTAATTTAGTTGCTGAAGACTTAGGCATTATTACGATAGAAGTCGATGCCTTGCGTAAGAAATACCATCTGCCCGGCATGAAGATTCTGCAGTTTGCATTTAGTGGCGCAAGTGATAACCCGTATTTGCCTGAAAATATTGTAGAAAATAGTGTGGTATACACCGGCACCCATGATAATGATACGACCTTGAGCTGGTACAGCACTCTGGATGACTATCAGCGTGGTAATGTGCATAGCCGCCTAGCGGCATTGCATGGTGAGGGGCATACCCCCAATATGCCAAATGACTTGATTGACATGGCATTAGAGACCACTGCGCTATTGGCTATAGTGCCTATGCAGGATATCTTGCAATTAAATGGCCACCACCGGATGAATACGCCTGGCACGACTAGCGGTAACTGGCACTGGCGCTTTAGCTGGCAACAGTTGACGGCACAGCAGAAGAATTCTATTCACGGCACTATTGCACGTACTGGACGTTAAACTATATGCCTATGCTAATCGGGATTGATGTTGGCGGCACTAATCTACGTTTAGGCGTGGTGGAGATTGATGCGGCAGGCTTAGCTAAGCCGCGCTTGTTGGAAGAAATGCGGTTTCAGGCGGATTTTTCCAGTTTATGTAAGCTGCACCAGCAAGCGCCTGAGCTTGCATGGCAGCAAATATTGACAACTACGGCCAACGCAATTCGTACGGTTGCCAGCAAGTACCCAGAGGTAAGTGCTGTGGGTATTGGCTTTCCTGGGTTTATCGCACCTGATAACCAACAGATTTTACAATCCCCCAATTTGCCAGGCTTGCGCAACGTTGACTTGAGTAAAGACTTGAGTGCATTGATTGGCCTGCCGGTAATCACTGAAAATGATGCGCTTGCCGCAGCTTATGGCGAATATGTGATGTATCCTGATCGCATTAGCAATTTAATTTACGTGGGCTTGGGCACCGGAGTAGGTGGCGGTTTAATCTTAAATGGCCAGCCATTTCAGGGCCAGCACGGAGTTGCGATGGAAGTGGGGCATATCATTGTGCAAGAGGGCGGCAGGCTTTGTGGCTGCGGTAACTCGGGTTGTATGGAGCAGTATGCTTCAGCTAGTGGCGTGGCAATCAGTTATTTCGAAGCAACGCAACAACGCATTAGCGCCGCTGAAATCGCCAGCTATGCCGCACAGGGCGATAAAGCAGCGATTGCTGCATACGCGCAAGCGGGCAAGGCTTTGGCGCAAACGTTAGCACATATACTTAAGGTGATTGATGTAACAAATATCGTGTTAGGCGGCGGGATGAGCGCTGCCTGGCCGTTGATTTCTCCCTCTTTTGAAGAGCGGTTGTCGCAAGACTTGATTCCAGCCTTACATGGTAAGTTAAAACTACATATTTCTGATATGGGGGATCAGGCTGGTATTGTTGGCGCAGCAATGTTAGCATTTCGCTCGAATAATTAAAATTATTCCAATATAGACTATCTTCATTTTCATGGAGTTTAGGTGTCTTGATGTTCTGCTATTGGGAGTAGTGTTTGATGATGGAAGTAGAATCAAGCAAGCTTAGCCAGCTCTTAGGTGCTAATGCTGATGTTCGTAGTGTTTCAGATTATTTATCTTTATTTCAAACTTTTTTTGACACCTCACTAGATAATATTGCTGTGTATGGCTTAGCGGGGCAGTTGGTTTATGCAAACGCAGCCTTGCGCAATGCACTGAATCTAAAAAAAGACACGGGTGCTGACTATGTGGACATTAAAAGTCAGGAAGCATTTGATCAATATTACGATGCGCTTAATCGAACGATTTCTAGTGGTGAGCCTCGTGCAGTATTAATCAATTTCGAGCACGCTAGCCTTTCTAGGGTGATTTATGACCTAGTTCACTTCTCAGCTATTAAGAACCAACAAAACCAAGTGGTTGGCGTCATTGCTGTTGGGAGAGATCTTGACTTTAATAAACAACAGAAAAATCAGGAGACGGTGCAGCGTGAGCAATATTTGCGCGCACTGATGGACACATTCCCTTTTATCGTGTGGATGAAAGACAAGTCAGGCCGCTTTATGGCAACCAATCGCAAGTTTGTAGAGGTCGTTGGTGCTAAACATTATGAGGACTTAGAAGGTAAAACTGATTTTGATTTTTTCCCGACAGAGATGGCGCAAGGTTACGCCTGTGATGATGAAGAGATCTTAAAAACCGGTGTGCCTAAAAGCTTCAATGAGCAGATAAAGAAAGAAACTGGCGAGATTTATTGGGCTGAAACCTATAAATCTCCAGTACAGTTAGATGGACAAGTGATTGGCACTGTAGGCTTTGCACGTGATATTAGTGAAAAGCAGCATCTGGTATCTGAAGTTACTAAACAGCGAAACGCCTACCAATCTTTAGTACAAAACTTACCGACGACCATTATTCGCTACGACCTTGATGGCAAGAGAATTTTTGTAAACTCACGCTGTTTTGAAACATATAACATAGAAGTTCCGTATGAGCTGAATAAAACTCCTTTAGAGTGGTGGAGCCCTTATATTGTGAATGTGACGGGGGCGGAGTTTATGACGCAATTAATGGAGGTTATGCAATTTAATGTCCAGAAGACGTTAGAAATCCATAGTATGCATGAGGATAAAGTGGCTGTGCATCAGTTGCGCATTGTGCCTGAGTTTGACGAAGTGCATCAGGTGTGTGGCGCATTAACGATTGCGACTGATATCACGGAAGTGGCTGAATACAGACGTAAAATCGAGAGCATGGCTTTTCACGATCAATTAACGGGCTTACCTAATCGTACTTTGTTTTCTCAGCAACTCTCAGTAGCAATCGATCAAGCTAAAACTAATAACAGCCAGTTTGCTTTAATCATTCTTGATTTAGACCAATTTAAATCAATCAATGACACAATGGGTCACGCAATTGGCGATAAGTTGTTGATTGAAGTTGCTAGAAGAATTACTAATAGCCTCGATCAACATTGTACGTGTGCCCGCTTAGGTGGCGATGAGTTTATTATTTTGGTTGAGTCAGTACCGAGCCGTGAGCATGTCGAATATGTGTCTAATGTACTTCTGAATCAGATTATGCAGGTCTACGTTATCGACGGTTCTGAATATTTCATTTCCGCAAGTATTGGTATTGCATATTTTCCAGATGACAGTGAGGATATGGATGACCTGCTTAAATATGCTGATTCGGCCATGTATCATGCAAAAAAGGGTGGGCGCAATCGTTACCATACTTACTCTCCAGCTATCACGGAATCTATACAACATCGCCTCAATGTAGAAACTGAGCTAAGACGGGCAATTGAGAATGACGAGATTTATTTGGAATATCAGCCGATAGTGGATATGACAAGTAATCAGGTAAAGGGATTGGAGTCGCTATGCCGATGGCATAGTCGTAAGTTGGGTATCGTATCCCCGATGGTTTTTATTCAGATTGCTGAAGAAACAGGCATGATTGTTGAACTCGGCCAGTGGATTATGCGGGAAGCCTTTAAAGCAGCTCGGCTTCTTAACGCACAACTTAAGCACCCAGTATCTGTTTCAGTAAATTTATCTGCACGTCAGTTCTTTGAGGTTGACCTTATCCATCAGGTACGTCATTTGTTGAAAGAGCAGCAGTGTAATCCTGCATGGATTAAGTTCGAAATTACAGAAAGTTTGTTGCTGGAAAGTAACCAGAGCGTGTTAAATGCGCTCAATGCTTTTAATGACCTTGGTATCAAAGTTTCGCTAGATGACTTTGGTACTGGCCAGTCTGCACTTGCTTATTTGAGTAAGTTTCCTATTCATCAAGTGAAAATTGATTATTCTTTCGTAAAAGAAATCACCAGCAATCCAAATGATGCACTTTTGGTGAAGGCAATTATTGCGTTGACTGCCACCTTAAATAAGGAGCTAATTGCCGAGGGGGTTGAAACTTCAGCGCAAGCCACACTTCTGCAGTCATATGGTTGTCGGTATGCGCAAGGCTATTTGTACTCAAAGCCGATTAGTTTGCAGGCTGTCCAGCAGTATTTGGAGTTAAGAGAAGCTTAGTCTGGCTTACAATTACGCTGGGGTATGGCGGCTAAGCGCCCAGCGTACATGCTCTTGCAGCGTTTCATTTTCATGATGTTGGTGTTGTTTGAGTGCATTGATGACTTCTGGGGTAGTTTCTGCGTTACCAAGGCCTACCGCAATGTTTCTTAGCCATTGCGTATAGCCGATTCTATAAATAGCACTGCCAGCCATTTTTGTTTTGAATTCCTCTTCAGTCCAGTTGAAACAGTCAATTAGGCTCACGTCATCGAGGCCATGTTTCACTGCAAAATCTGTTTCTTTGGTGATTTCTGCGAATTTATTCCATGGGCAATATAGTTGGCAGTCATCACAGCCGTACACGCGGTTGCCAATTAACGGGCGGAACTCAACAGGGATGCTGGTTTTGAGTTCTATAGTGAGATATGAAATGCAGCGTCTTGCGTCCACTTCATACGGCGCCGTAATGGCCTGTGTCGGGCATACTTCCATACATTTGCTGCAACTGCCGCAGTGATTGCTGGCAGGTTCGTCAATAGGTAAAGCTAGGTTGGTGTATATCTCACCTAAAAAGAACCAAGAGCCATGGTTCTTGTTGATTAATAGCGTATGTTTACCACGCCAACCTATACCTGCTTTTTCTGCCAGCGCCACTTCCAATACCGGTGCGCTATCCGTAAAGGCACGATACTCAAATCCATCCACTTGATAGTGTTGCAATTCACTTTGAATTTTTTCGCACAGTTTTTGCAGTTTATTCCGCATCACCTTGTGGTAA includes:
- the pgi gene encoding glucose-6-phosphate isomerase, translated to MASLNKHPVWQLLCQHQEKIASMHMRDMFANDANRFSKYSLKFSDILLDYSKHRITDETLPLLFQMAREANVEQWRDRMFSGEKINITENRAVLHTALRNRANTPILVDGNDVMPEVNAVLAQMRQFSDNVRSGKWLGYTGKRITDIVNIGIGGSDLGPVMVCDALKPYASPDLKVHFVSNIDGAHLMRALNVCNPETTLFIVASKTFTTQETMTNAHSARAWFLNAAKDEAHVPKHFVALSTNAKAVKDFGIDTANMFAFWDWVGGRYSLWSAIGLSIALYVGMDNFEELLTGAFEMDEHFKNAPLEQNMPVIMALVGVWYNNFFHVDSQAILPYDQGLSRFPAYLQQADMESNGKFICRDGSRVTYKTGPVIWGEAGTNGQHAFYQLIHQGTQIVPADFLIPVHSHYKVSSNGYAHHKILLANFLAQTQSLMLGKTTEQARAELEKQGLSGEALEQLLPHKTFEGNRPTTSILFDKLTPNTLGKLIALYEHKIFVQGIIWDINSYDQWGVEYGKQIAQQILPQLTNDEVVSNYDSSTNGLINYTKALKPD
- the glgB gene encoding 1,4-alpha-glucan branching protein GlgB; protein product: MLKTKSIQTASKAYTHALHRILEARHHDPFSFLGLHSIKIDEQQHYAYRAFLPYATNAKLKVGKTWVDLEKTHQDGLFEYTSFEHISEVELSAPCLLKITAGTNTYETDDPYTFSSSITQDELHLFGEGRLKLAYKTLGAQCITQNNVAGVRFAVWAPNAERVSVIGSFNQWDGRIHSMRAHGSSGVWDIFIPNLTTSDTYKFEIRNRHTGNILVKTDPYGFEFEHRPGTAAKISTSSHQWEDKAWLEARKQRDWLHAPFNCYEVHLGSWQRNDKGHFLSYRELAKTLVPHVASMGYTHVELLPISEHPLNESWGYQTTGYFGVTNRFGSPDDLRFLIDAFHQANIGVILDWVPGHFPKDDWALARFDGTALYEHEDPRLGEHQDWGTYIFNYGRNEVRNFLISNAYFWLQEFHIDGLRVDAVASMLYLDYSRNPGEWLPNKFGGRENLDVIDFLKQLNVMVGEDFAGVLTIAEESTAWPMVSRPVYLGGLGFSMKWNMGWMNDTLSYIENDPVHRRYYHDKLTFGQLYAYSENFVLPFSHDEVVHGKKSLLDKMPGDAWQKFANLRLLTTYQMTTPGKKLNFMGNEFGQGREWNVNASLDWHLLDDNNAGSKWHKGIQQLHTDLNRLYKQVNALHTLDFEGHGFEWIDCHDTEQSIISYVRRGLDNSFVIIVLNFTPVLRNEYRIGVPQAGSYAEIFNSDADCYGGSNKGNGTGLHTENIPWMHHGQSVVITLPPLAGIVLKIQ
- a CDS encoding ROK family protein, giving the protein MPMLIGIDVGGTNLRLGVVEIDAAGLAKPRLLEEMRFQADFSSLCKLHQQAPELAWQQILTTTANAIRTVASKYPEVSAVGIGFPGFIAPDNQQILQSPNLPGLRNVDLSKDLSALIGLPVITENDALAAAYGEYVMYPDRISNLIYVGLGTGVGGGLILNGQPFQGQHGVAMEVGHIIVQEGGRLCGCGNSGCMEQYASASGVAISYFEATQQRISAAEIASYAAQGDKAAIAAYAQAGKALAQTLAHILKVIDVTNIVLGGGMSAAWPLISPSFEERLSQDLIPALHGKLKLHISDMGDQAGIVGAAMLAFRSNN
- the malQ gene encoding 4-alpha-glucanotransferase — translated: MTLQTQASLLNQRQAGVLLHISSLPSAFYTGDLGVESYRFIDFLHEIGAKVWQTLPINMPHADNSPYQCLSAHAGNPDFISLESLQAQGLLTKQDCAGLITSKLDLLNKAYLNFSQQSEIQAEYKKLRQAFNRFCKKQASWLDDFALFLALRQHFNQAGWDHWPEPYKNRDKKTIKQVQVQLAHEIAVVKFTQFVFFSQWLALKAYAAEKNIALFGDIPIFVAYDSADVWAHSDLFKLNSDKTMSVVAGVPPDYFSETGQRWGNPHYNWEAMQQDGFAWWISRMATQSELFDIVRIDHFRGLEAAWEIPAVEDTAINGEWVLAPGDALLGAIKQALPEINLVAEDLGIITIEVDALRKKYHLPGMKILQFAFSGASDNPYLPENIVENSVVYTGTHDNDTTLSWYSTLDDYQRGNVHSRLAALHGEGHTPNMPNDLIDMALETTALLAIVPMQDILQLNGHHRMNTPGTTSGNWHWRFSWQQLTAQQKNSIHGTIARTGR
- the glgC gene encoding glucose-1-phosphate adenylyltransferase — translated: MSQTRQADQNSERFISTLTKNTVAMILAGGRGSRLKSLTDWRAKPAVQFGGKFRIIDFPLSNCVNSGIRRINVATQYKAQSLIQHIQRGWGFLRGEFNEYVNIIPAQQRISEEWYKGTADAVYQNIDILREGGAEYVLILAGDHIYKMDYGKMLATHVRNNADMTVACINVPLEDAKGFGVLAVDETDRVVEFAEKPANPKAMPDDPTKAFASMGIYVFNAKFLYEQLIRDAGDSKSSHDFGGDIIPYIIKKYKVQAHRFTDSCVGAQNGNYYWRDVGTIDAYWEANMELTKVIPELNLYDREWPIWTYQEQLPPAKFVFRDEGRTGKATDSLVSGGCLISGSCVTNSVLFSDVRVHSYANIDGSVILPKATIHRNVTLRNVVVDRGCVIPEGMQIGVDLALDAERFYVSEKGVVLVTPDMLGQDLYRVV
- a CDS encoding glycoside hydrolase family 57 protein, which encodes MNTARPKLYLNLYWHMHQPDYRDLATNQYVLPWTYLHAIKDYSDMAYHLEVNPKARVTFNFVPILLEQLEDYTEQVKHNKIRDPLLALLTKKNLTDISNSECSLIVQSCFKSHHEKMLSPFPHYQRLLQMYQLVEPMMTNDQFHYLSGQYKADLLVWYHLAWCGESLRRTNPVVQTLMAKGVLFTHEERLQLYDVIAETIAGLIPRYKALMQSGQIEISTTPYYHPILPLLLDFQSTLDAMPDAPLPENKAYAGGQSRAVAHILSAKKAHEHYFGANPRGMWPAEGAVSHAALSLMAEHNVSWAATGQGVLANSLQKSQLSADNKHDYLYQPYRVTDGQNDILCFFRDDQLSDKIGFEYAKMHTHDAVSDFVQTLEHIHASNNSSQSKIVSVILDGENAWEYFPYNGFYFLSELYEALVNHPDIEMTTFSDIVDMYQSTDAVDAGLSVPILPQIAAGSWVYGTFSTWIGSKDKNLAWDLLCSAKKTYDVVMAKSKFNKRQREAVERQLAICEGSDWFWWFGDYNSSDSVASFDQLYRRNLINLYTLLGQPIPETLHHQISVGGGNADNGGTMRRGQE